Proteins from one Ricinus communis isolate WT05 ecotype wild-type chromosome 9, ASM1957865v1, whole genome shotgun sequence genomic window:
- the LOC8265644 gene encoding leucine-rich repeat protein 1: protein MASLYVFCASLTLAIILTLVPAGYGNVEGDALIALRNSLSDPNNVLASWDQNLVDPCTWFHITCNQDSQVTRIDLARENLSGPLVPDLKELQNLQYMSIYGNQIDGSIPAEFGDLKSLLSLDLYENNISGTIPASLGKLNSLLFLRLNNNRITGSIPKEIADIPSLTVLDLSNNDLCGAVPPGLEHISTVHLENNPRLGQPCP from the exons ATGGCATCTCTGTATGTGTTCTGTGCCTCTCTAACTCTAGCAATAATCCTCACACTTGTTCCAGCAGGTTATGGGAATGTTGAAGGAGACGCATTGATTGCCCTGCGGAATAGCCTGTCGGATCCTAATAATGTGCTTGCAAGCTGGGATCAGAACCTTGTCGATCCCTGTACTTGGTTTCATATCACTTGCAATCAAGACAGTCAAGTTACTCGAAT AGACTTGGCGAGAGAAAATCTCTCTGGGCCTTTAGTACCCGATCTTAAAGAGCTACAGAACTTGCAATATAT GTCCATTTATGGAAACCAAATTGACGGGAGTATTCCAGCTGAGTTTGGTGACTTGAAGAGCCTTCTCAGCCTGGATTTGTATGAGAACAACATTTCAGGAACCATTCCTGCTTCCTTGGGAAAACTGAATTCGCTTCTCTTTTT ACGACTCAACAACAACCGAATAACTGGAAGCATTCCTAAGGAGATTGCTGATATTCCAAGCCTCACAGTTCT GGATCTCTCAAACAATGATCTGTGTGGAGCGGTTCCTCCTGGACTGGAACACATTTCGACTGTCCA CCTCGAGAACAACCCTCGACTGGGACAGCCTTGCCCATGA
- the LOC125371131 gene encoding uncharacterized protein LOC125371131 isoform X1 — protein MTIFKITSKLSKLLPARPAGGSWSPRAFVTAAPRPLQSKKDDETAETCQNVKEAAEAVKEGAREVRKTTEFIRDAAANTAESVTKMTKKVTEKVNETADDITEKAKESVSGAWGTAKNTTEIIKDKIMGK, from the exons atgacaaTCTTCAAAATTACTTCAAAGCTTTCCAAATTGCTCCCTGCCCGACCGGCCGGAGGTTCTTGGAGCCCTAGAGCTTTTGTTACTGCTGCCCCTAGACCATTGCAA TCCAAAAAGGATGATGAGACTGCAGAGACATGCCAAAATGTGAAAGAAGCAGCAGAGGCAGTTAAAGAAGGTGCAAGAGAAGTGAGGAAGACGACTGAATTCATAAGAGATGCTGCTGCTAATACTGCTGAATCT GTTaccaaaatgactaaaaaggTGACAGAAAAAGTGAATGAAACTGCAGATGATATCACCGAAAAGGCTAAGGAGTCTGTATCAGGTGCTTGGGGAACTGCCAAAAATACCACAGAAATAATTAAGGACAAGATCATGGGCAAGTGa
- the LOC125371131 gene encoding uncharacterized protein LOC125371131 isoform X2: MTIFKITSKLSKLLPARPAGGSWSPRAFVTAAPRPLQSKKDDETAETCQNVKEAAEAVKEGAREVRKTTEFIRDAAANTAESVTKMTKKVTEKVNETADDITEKAKESVSGAWGTAKNTTEIIKDKIMG, encoded by the exons atgacaaTCTTCAAAATTACTTCAAAGCTTTCCAAATTGCTCCCTGCCCGACCGGCCGGAGGTTCTTGGAGCCCTAGAGCTTTTGTTACTGCTGCCCCTAGACCATTGCAA TCCAAAAAGGATGATGAGACTGCAGAGACATGCCAAAATGTGAAAGAAGCAGCAGAGGCAGTTAAAGAAGGTGCAAGAGAAGTGAGGAAGACGACTGAATTCATAAGAGATGCTGCTGCTAATACTGCTGAATCT GTTaccaaaatgactaaaaaggTGACAGAAAAAGTGAATGAAACTGCAGATGATATCACCGAAAAGGCTAAGGAGTCTGTATCAGGTGCTTGGGGAACTGCCAAAAATACCACAGAAATAATTAAGGACAAGATCATGG GTTga
- the LOC8265642 gene encoding uncharacterized PE-PGRS family protein PE_PGRS46 → MIYKQPCNRYTPIKSSIPYKVQEREMGKYWCLILVLVVLAFVHADARNLPSDHLDHASVSDHQQPKETVLKNNDATAPAAVEVMVESPTSTGLKDKKNFIYGGVGGFAGMGGYAGVVGGLPVLGGLGGIGKYGGIGGAGGVGGGLGTGGLGGLGGLGGGVGGGGGAAGGAAGGAGGGAGGGILPCP, encoded by the coding sequence atgaTCTATAAGCAGCCATGCAACAGGTATACTCCCATAAAATCATCCATTCCATACAAAGTTCAAGAAAGAGAGATGGGTAAGTACTGGTGTTTGATTCTTGTTCTGGTCGTTTTGGCATTTGTGCATGCAGATGCACGTAATTTACCTTCGGATCATCTTGATCATGCTAGTGTTAGCGATCATCAGCAACCAAAAGAAACTGTACTGAAGAACAATGATGCTACTGCACCAGCAGCTGTGGAGGTGATGGTTGAGTCACCTACCAGCACTGGCCTGAAAGacaaaaagaatttcataTATGGTGGTGTTGGTGGCTTTGCCGGAATGGGTGGTTATGCTGGTGTTGTCGGTGGGTTGCCTGTTCTGGGTGGACTTGGTGGAATTGGCAAGTACGGCGGAATTGGAGGAGCTGGTGGAGTCGGAGGTGGACTTGGTACTGGTGGTCTTGGTGGCCTTGGTGGTCTAGGTGGCGGAGTTGGTGGTGGGGGTGGTGCTGCGGGTGGTGCAGCTGGTGGAGCTGGGGGTGGTGCTGGTGGCGGGATATTGCCGTGTCCTTAA
- the LOC8265643 gene encoding putative glycine-rich cell wall structural protein 1 — protein sequence MKQLYSMVIVLLLVLSLFNFRVDGCEGDHDGEDGGREGGGYDSGSQGNCNNNSNDSGTGGGGGGGGGGAGGSGGYGGGYGFGGGNSGGGGGGGGGGGGGGRG from the coding sequence atgaaacaattATATTCCATGGTTATTGTACTTCTGTTGGTGCTATCTCTTTTCAATTTCAGGGTTGATGGTTGTGAAGGGGATCATGATGGCGAAGACGGTGGCAGAGAAGGCGGCGGATATGATAGTGGAAGTCAAGGCAATTGTAACAATAATTCTAATGATTCAGGGACTGGTGGCGGCGGCGGCGGAGGCGGTGGAGGAGCAGGAGGGTCTGGGGGATATGGTGGAGGCTATGGCTTTGGAGGTGGCAACTCTGGTGGAGGAGggggtggtggtggtggaggagGTGGCGGAGGTCGTGGGTGA